In the Candidatus Electrothrix rattekaaiensis genome, one interval contains:
- a CDS encoding SpvB/TcaC N-terminal domain-containing protein, whose amino-acid sequence MFFARKFQRLFSLFALLLWVHMDACAAYALVAQGSQSVPSIKTTPVAAQSSSGKKGLATIFLGGKFYPIPISPSSGNEESVAGLFDRNIETAYTPADSALLDFRFEAPQAISEIRLYGPASYVLTVQRQINGQWGNIDSCTDLDLSIQGEQWYSYPLGTSEKADALRLQLVPIDTGPAQGIREIEFWSPGQHEPVRSGVELHSLLDYGVALAQGRQYQAEPALGVVGPEQGTYTDAAQDNTFRFDLAYRPEQIKRAYLSYELSGLTHWTGAIRTINEQVAMGGSVIERSQGSGVQVEEIAPAWLRQGTNSIRFVPVDVDSAYTVSKVQVLIELDDGANFVSRVSTNMAEAEDWDAAAMLYDGDTGTGLVPVRQQATMLIGWERQPWQVLPNQEPIEEAAIELEFDRLTDLSAVGFYVTGKFKGTMNILLQKQGDWVESTVSAEQDLQDAGWYYLHLSDGENAQAVRLLFDRQAGKGAISEVRALGSNLGRSDEPSLTITYPDAGQYFAGKMYVRGFASPDNGSGEPHVYVGDQEIFPVNGEFETLADVGDVASNGSNDVVEVRAVYPDGETLRSFIPLVQDRLQENSEIEVREYSQPDDGDAGDGTGDSGGKSGGGEDNGTSGGNGIYDHVNLVEDFAVSSEQEHSLDSQAGAQVKVSKGAIRKGVKIRMMTLRDRDLPALDAGMVNVTGKAKGFRFLPHGMKFDKKVKVKLPYNKQLIPPGFKDDDVRTYFFDEAAGRWSVLERDSVDTATSGVVSETDHFTDMINAVVQVPESPEKVNFSPTQIKDIKVSNPAAKVNLIEPPQANNQGDARLSYPLEVPPGRQGLQPQLAVQYSSGGGNGWMGMGWDLSTQAVSIDTRWGVPRYDADLETETYTLSGQQLTPLAHRTELVERTAEKIFHARTEGAFQKIIRHGDHPAEYWWEVFDKNGTRFFYGGDPSTGLADDAVLKDYSGNVAKWALRTVLDSNGNSMRYHYVLQEDSGVGSGEGGVPGYELYLDRITYTGYGSSEGPFEVRFLRDRQLDEARRTDVGIDARLGFKKVIADLLRKVEVSYQGEMIRSYAFGYRKGAFEKTLLETITQFDKDGKEFNSHQFEYFDEARNEDGAYKGFGASENWDTGDDGVDGGLIFEGDASAVGGSKNSGGGGHLYAGLNLFGSCSKDGSFGGKVGFNRSNSKGLLALTDVNGDGLADKVFGSGSVFRPNLSGPDGITKFGEPVGIGLGGISKGKSKMTSGGAEIYLKGSVGVNRSNTSSETSTYLSDVNGDGLTDLVANGAVRFGRPDDPEKIRPVPEYGSDSAVTPYPIGEGAVDGEELLEDNEELYQEMLASSPLHDTLRRWTAPYDGQISINGQVALKEDTSEERAEYTTADGVRVAIQHNGSELWDAELEADDYSPVSPENVDSLQVGKGDHIYFRIQSRFDGAYDQVEWNPEISYQDVTAEPDANGLDPYQYQAGEDFIPTGRTGMVTTLPVTGTVSLSGDVEITAPCTDDVTVKVLLNDVEQFSQTVDSGQASTVSVNLSLDVTKDDQLEFKIETDSPIDATQVRWQPHLEYTTAEDVETLYDPDGNPVIAFDPPYTMDIYGDNDLDAPLKAWTATQSGTMTVKATIAGGGSEDLALTIKRDQELVAKKVFTGNSVELPVEVAQGEQLYFELSTRDRELGRKISSYSITAQYGSEAALAVPAALNYPAAEGFFGQPYRGWTYAGYKADGEKADQPIIEADLVVPAFDEKQFEKNKKAKDPEDLDPQFSPEKLEGIMFYPDPARNRWKGFDDSSWVTAEKQSSSRLGEDYISVPKAEQYAGARAVSRLSKNRQTGVFGGISSPSGNKFGASASSTRGKSKTLLDFMDMNGDRFPDVVSTGGIQYSPMTGGLEGQRRSVLSGIRASESDSLSFGVSGNFAYTKKSFAGLQMQPLGVSGGFAMSGDEGNYDLSDINGDGLPDKLFSNGNVALNLGYAFAAQEHWGAVSVSEGESENINIGAGLGAGFNDGIYGFGGGVNLSKGEQEGEKGWTDINGDGLRDYVRQSGGALNVALNTGNGFVPMQYPGADNFSESVSFTQGGGFYFTIGIPIPLPPPATMCIIINPGADFSKGMSRPEVSIQDIDGDGFADHLFSERDNKIEVRRNQIGRTNLLHKVNRPLGANFTLEYERDGNTYQLPQSRWNLTRVEVFDGFVGDGVDTLVTTYKYADGFHHRQEREFFGYKTLTTEQRNATDNTVYRSTTQTFLNRNYYEKGLLVSEIVQDGAGKKYLETLNSYQLRDVDSGQILQGEFKDSLTATVFPEMIRTDKKFYEGQEQAGVSTYQTFAYDALGNVDHFFDAADAGAEDDVESFIHYHSDAANHIVGKADKIEVKSNGTLYRLREATIENGTGNIRQVRLSFGSGMAVHDLGYDQYGNIKSRKGPANKKGQRYVMDYSYDPDVHTYVTKIKDSFGYSSSAAYDLKWGEISRSTDLNNQSISYRHDSVGRVAGITGPYQQGTGRETIVFAYHPEAAVPWALTQHYDNYQQKTDPLETVTFMDGLKRALQTKKDGAVSIGSSTGSGNSKDKTKDMMIVSGRVIFDFVGRAVEQYYPVTENLGKQGIFNPTFDSIQPTRTRHDVLDRVLQTTIPDDTSTIFAYGFGKDRNNATRFHTKVTDAKNNSKETFKDVGEHITSVKEFNKGKTIWTSYAYDPLGQIVAVKDDKDNLTTVGYDLMGRRTWIDSPDAGLTEYVFDPASNLVEKITANLRATGKAIKYDYTYNRLDGIRYPDYTGNNVSYSYGAPGAAFNRADRIVTVTDESGSEERFYGPLGETVKTIKYVASKTEGKAANSPEIYITQYTYDTYNRLRQLIYPDNELLTYLYNSGGLAESASGTKGDYDYPYLKALTYDKFEQRVFMRQGNGAETQYDYNPRNRRLANLKAAAAGREFMDLSYDYDPVGNIMGLDNGAAVRKPNEFGGKSQQRFGYDDLYRLTTANGLLEQKPNTEYRYTLAMQYDSIHNIVRKDQEDIRIVPGGSQITQKKTTYDYSYAYTSSRPHAPTQIGERAFSYDANGNQTGWESDANGTRRTIVWDEENRIQEIKDNGHTMRYAYNDAGERVIKTGPQGETVYVNQFYSVRNREVGSKHVFVGTGRIVTKLVKGQENVTTPGNVTHPGKSDPSGKAVGHSGKGNNGGGSGGGSAGNGTIVYEKDIYYYHPDHLGSSTFISDADGELYQHLENFPFGETWVEESTNTQRTPYHFTAKELDEETGLYYFGARYYDPRTSVWQSPDPILGSYLPTGDKKLPGMGGVFNSANIGLYTYTHNNPMIYIDPDGKVLISGTVVLIGALTVVCMGAEQVASTYVRDVGDNIGDPNVKGWDMLKARTSKDGYIGQFIGGLTVIPPLQEVVGNSLEKKFTTGKHSTMDEALDDAVFGFISGGLSHMISKQTAKNIFKNGINVGRNPKYWKAILFGKKTQKKLALSFFEFGVKTFISGSKEALGSAFSNPATSTPGIQGQQQTPNTMLPDAMLLQIDGGVDPNKDQV is encoded by the coding sequence ATGTTCTTCGCACGAAAATTCCAACGCCTTTTTTCTCTTTTCGCCCTGCTGCTCTGGGTCCATATGGATGCCTGTGCAGCCTATGCACTTGTTGCCCAAGGTTCGCAGTCGGTTCCCTCGATCAAAACCACACCTGTTGCGGCGCAGTCTTCATCAGGCAAGAAAGGTCTTGCAACGATTTTTCTGGGGGGAAAGTTTTATCCAATCCCCATTTCTCCTTCTTCGGGAAACGAAGAGTCGGTAGCCGGGCTTTTTGACCGCAATATTGAGACAGCCTATACTCCTGCTGATTCTGCCTTGCTTGATTTTCGTTTTGAAGCCCCGCAGGCGATCAGCGAAATTCGTCTTTACGGCCCTGCCTCGTATGTATTGACCGTACAGCGACAGATCAACGGGCAGTGGGGGAATATAGACTCCTGCACAGACCTGGATTTAAGCATTCAGGGCGAGCAATGGTATTCTTATCCGCTTGGAACATCGGAAAAAGCAGATGCGCTTCGGCTCCAGCTGGTGCCGATTGATACCGGTCCGGCACAGGGCATTCGGGAAATAGAATTTTGGTCACCAGGACAGCATGAACCGGTTCGTTCAGGGGTGGAGCTGCATTCATTACTGGATTACGGGGTTGCTCTGGCGCAAGGCAGGCAGTATCAGGCAGAACCTGCTCTCGGCGTGGTTGGCCCTGAGCAAGGAACATACACGGATGCTGCGCAGGATAATACTTTTCGTTTTGATCTGGCTTACCGCCCTGAGCAGATTAAGCGGGCCTATCTCAGCTACGAGTTGTCCGGGCTGACGCATTGGACAGGGGCAATCCGTACCATCAATGAGCAGGTGGCAATGGGTGGCTCTGTGATTGAACGCAGTCAGGGCAGTGGAGTACAGGTTGAAGAAATTGCGCCTGCATGGCTACGGCAGGGAACAAACTCTATCCGTTTTGTCCCTGTGGACGTGGATTCAGCCTATACAGTCAGCAAGGTCCAGGTCTTGATTGAGTTGGATGACGGGGCGAATTTTGTTAGCAGGGTCAGTACTAATATGGCTGAGGCTGAGGACTGGGACGCTGCTGCTATGCTCTATGATGGGGATACGGGCACCGGGTTAGTTCCAGTGCGGCAGCAGGCAACGATGCTCATCGGCTGGGAAAGACAGCCTTGGCAGGTCTTGCCGAATCAGGAACCCATTGAGGAAGCAGCAATAGAGCTTGAGTTTGATCGCCTGACCGACCTGAGTGCAGTGGGTTTTTATGTAACTGGCAAGTTCAAGGGGACGATGAACATCCTCCTGCAAAAACAAGGGGATTGGGTCGAAAGTACGGTCAGTGCTGAACAGGATTTGCAAGATGCTGGTTGGTATTATCTTCATCTATCCGATGGCGAGAATGCTCAGGCAGTCCGATTGCTTTTTGATCGTCAGGCAGGTAAAGGAGCCATTAGTGAAGTCCGGGCACTCGGTTCTAATTTGGGCCGAAGTGATGAGCCAAGTCTTACTATCACCTACCCTGATGCAGGCCAATATTTTGCCGGAAAAATGTATGTACGCGGTTTTGCCAGCCCGGATAACGGTTCTGGTGAGCCACACGTCTATGTTGGTGATCAGGAGATCTTTCCGGTCAACGGTGAATTTGAGACCCTTGCAGATGTAGGGGATGTGGCTAGTAATGGCAGTAATGATGTTGTGGAAGTGAGAGCTGTCTATCCTGACGGAGAAACTCTGAGGAGTTTCATTCCTCTGGTGCAGGATCGTTTGCAGGAAAACAGTGAGATCGAGGTGCGTGAGTACTCTCAGCCTGATGATGGGGATGCAGGAGACGGCACAGGCGACTCTGGAGGAAAATCTGGAGGTGGAGAGGATAACGGTACATCCGGGGGGAACGGTATTTATGACCATGTTAACCTGGTTGAGGATTTTGCGGTAAGCTCTGAGCAAGAGCATAGCCTGGATTCTCAGGCTGGTGCTCAGGTAAAAGTGAGTAAAGGCGCAATACGCAAGGGTGTCAAGATAAGGATGATGACCCTGCGGGACCGTGACCTGCCTGCCCTGGATGCGGGCATGGTTAATGTGACCGGCAAGGCCAAGGGCTTCCGCTTCCTGCCGCATGGTATGAAGTTTGACAAGAAGGTCAAGGTCAAGTTGCCGTACAACAAGCAGCTCATTCCGCCGGGCTTTAAGGATGACGATGTCCGCACCTATTTCTTTGATGAAGCAGCAGGCCGTTGGAGCGTTTTAGAGCGGGACAGCGTGGACACCGCTACCAGCGGGGTTGTCAGCGAAACGGATCATTTCACTGATATGATCAATGCGGTGGTTCAGGTGCCGGAATCACCGGAAAAGGTCAATTTCAGTCCGACCCAGATCAAGGATATCAAGGTCTCCAATCCGGCTGCCAAGGTTAATCTGATCGAGCCACCGCAGGCCAATAATCAGGGCGATGCCCGTCTGAGTTATCCCCTTGAAGTGCCGCCGGGGCGTCAGGGTTTGCAACCGCAGCTGGCTGTCCAGTACAGTTCCGGTGGAGGCAACGGTTGGATGGGCATGGGCTGGGACCTGTCCACACAGGCAGTGAGTATCGACACCCGCTGGGGTGTGCCCCGCTATGATGCGGATTTGGAAACCGAGACCTATACCCTGAGCGGCCAGCAGCTCACCCCGCTGGCCCATCGAACCGAGCTGGTCGAGCGCACAGCGGAGAAGATCTTTCATGCCCGCACAGAAGGGGCTTTTCAGAAGATCATCCGCCACGGGGATCATCCGGCTGAGTACTGGTGGGAGGTGTTTGATAAAAATGGCACCCGTTTCTTCTACGGCGGTGATCCATCAACCGGCTTGGCTGATGATGCAGTCCTGAAAGACTACAGCGGCAATGTGGCCAAATGGGCCTTGCGTACAGTGTTGGACAGCAATGGCAACAGCATGCGCTATCATTATGTGCTTCAGGAAGATTCCGGGGTTGGGAGCGGTGAAGGCGGGGTGCCGGGCTATGAGCTGTATCTGGATCGGATCACCTATACTGGTTACGGTTCGTCAGAAGGCCCCTTTGAGGTACGCTTTCTCCGGGATCGGCAGCTTGATGAGGCGCGAAGAACCGATGTGGGCATTGATGCCCGGCTCGGCTTTAAGAAAGTCATTGCTGATCTGCTGCGTAAGGTAGAGGTCTCGTATCAGGGCGAGATGATCCGCTCTTACGCCTTTGGGTATCGCAAAGGGGCCTTTGAGAAGACTCTGCTGGAGACCATTACCCAGTTTGATAAGGATGGTAAGGAGTTTAATAGCCACCAGTTTGAGTATTTTGATGAGGCCAGGAATGAGGACGGGGCTTATAAGGGCTTCGGGGCTTCTGAGAACTGGGATACCGGGGATGATGGTGTTGATGGCGGGTTGATTTTTGAAGGTGATGCAAGTGCTGTCGGCGGCAGTAAAAACAGCGGAGGCGGCGGACATCTCTATGCTGGACTGAATTTATTTGGCAGTTGCAGTAAGGATGGTTCCTTTGGCGGCAAGGTCGGCTTTAACCGCAGCAACAGCAAGGGATTACTGGCCTTGACCGATGTCAACGGCGACGGGCTGGCTGATAAAGTTTTCGGCTCCGGCTCTGTGTTTCGCCCCAACCTTTCCGGCCCGGACGGCATCACCAAGTTCGGTGAGCCTGTTGGTATCGGCTTAGGCGGGATATCCAAAGGAAAGTCCAAGATGACTTCTGGCGGGGCTGAGATCTATCTTAAAGGATCTGTCGGGGTCAACCGGAGCAACACCTCCAGTGAAACCAGCACCTATCTCAGCGATGTTAATGGTGATGGTCTGACCGATCTGGTCGCTAACGGTGCAGTGCGCTTCGGCAGACCGGATGATCCAGAGAAGATACGACCGGTACCGGAGTACGGTTCGGATTCTGCTGTAACTCCCTATCCTATCGGCGAGGGTGCAGTTGACGGGGAAGAGTTGTTAGAGGACAACGAAGAGCTGTATCAGGAGATGCTGGCTTCCAGTCCGTTGCATGACACCCTGCGTCGTTGGACAGCTCCCTATGACGGGCAGATCAGCATCAACGGGCAGGTGGCTCTGAAAGAGGATACCAGCGAGGAACGGGCGGAATACACCACGGCGGACGGGGTGCGGGTGGCGATTCAGCACAACGGTAGCGAGTTATGGGACGCAGAGCTGGAGGCCGACGATTACAGCCCGGTCTCCCCGGAAAATGTGGATTCCTTGCAGGTCGGCAAGGGCGACCATATCTATTTTCGCATTCAGTCCCGTTTTGACGGGGCCTATGATCAGGTGGAGTGGAACCCGGAAATCAGCTATCAGGATGTGACAGCGGAACCGGATGCCAACGGCCTTGATCCGTATCAGTATCAGGCGGGAGAAGATTTCATCCCCACCGGTCGAACTGGCATGGTGACCACCCTGCCGGTTACAGGCACGGTTTCCTTGAGCGGTGATGTCGAGATAACTGCTCCCTGCACTGATGACGTGACGGTCAAGGTGCTGCTCAACGATGTGGAGCAGTTCAGCCAGACAGTTGATTCCGGGCAGGCGAGCACCGTTTCGGTCAATCTCAGCCTGGATGTTACCAAGGATGACCAGCTTGAGTTCAAAATCGAGACAGATTCGCCAATTGACGCGACCCAAGTTCGCTGGCAGCCCCATCTGGAATACACTACTGCAGAGGACGTTGAAACTCTGTACGATCCTGACGGCAATCCGGTCATCGCCTTTGATCCGCCATACACTATGGACATCTACGGTGATAATGATCTTGATGCGCCTCTCAAAGCATGGACAGCAACCCAATCCGGTACAATGACCGTGAAAGCGACCATTGCCGGAGGCGGCAGCGAAGATTTGGCCCTGACCATTAAGCGGGATCAGGAGCTTGTGGCGAAAAAGGTCTTTACAGGCAACAGCGTTGAACTGCCTGTTGAGGTGGCTCAGGGTGAGCAGCTCTATTTTGAGTTAAGCACCCGTGATCGGGAGCTGGGACGGAAGATCAGTTCCTACAGCATCACGGCGCAGTATGGTTCTGAAGCTGCCCTTGCGGTGCCTGCGGCCCTGAATTACCCGGCAGCAGAAGGCTTCTTTGGTCAACCTTACCGGGGCTGGACCTATGCGGGCTATAAGGCGGACGGCGAGAAAGCGGATCAGCCTATTATTGAGGCGGATTTGGTTGTGCCTGCGTTTGACGAAAAGCAGTTTGAGAAAAATAAGAAGGCTAAAGACCCGGAAGATCTTGATCCTCAGTTTTCTCCAGAGAAGCTGGAAGGTATCATGTTCTATCCTGATCCGGCCCGGAATCGCTGGAAAGGTTTTGATGATAGTAGCTGGGTTACAGCTGAGAAGCAGAGCAGTTCCCGGTTGGGAGAGGATTATATCTCCGTGCCCAAGGCTGAGCAATATGCCGGTGCCCGTGCAGTCAGCAGGCTGTCCAAAAATCGGCAGACCGGTGTATTCGGTGGCATTAGCAGTCCTTCTGGCAATAAATTTGGTGCTAGTGCCTCGTCTACGAGAGGGAAAAGCAAAACTCTCCTCGATTTTATGGATATGAACGGCGACCGCTTCCCGGACGTGGTCAGTACCGGTGGGATTCAGTACAGCCCCATGACCGGCGGACTGGAAGGGCAGCGGCGTTCGGTGCTCTCTGGCATACGGGCATCGGAAAGTGATTCTCTCAGCTTCGGCGTAAGCGGAAATTTTGCCTACACAAAGAAGAGTTTTGCAGGGCTTCAGATGCAGCCCCTGGGCGTAAGTGGCGGTTTCGCCATGTCAGGAGATGAAGGCAACTATGATTTAAGCGATATCAACGGCGATGGTCTGCCGGATAAACTTTTTTCCAATGGCAATGTGGCCCTGAACCTGGGCTATGCCTTTGCAGCGCAGGAACATTGGGGCGCAGTCAGTGTGAGCGAAGGAGAGAGTGAGAATATCAATATAGGGGCCGGGTTGGGAGCGGGATTCAATGACGGCATCTACGGCTTCGGAGGTGGTGTCAACCTTTCCAAAGGAGAGCAGGAAGGCGAAAAAGGCTGGACAGACATCAACGGTGACGGTCTGCGGGATTATGTCCGGCAGAGCGGAGGGGCCTTGAACGTGGCCCTGAACACCGGCAACGGCTTTGTGCCTATGCAGTATCCGGGCGCAGATAATTTTTCCGAGAGTGTCAGTTTTACTCAAGGGGGCGGCTTCTACTTTACCATCGGTATACCTATTCCTCTTCCTCCGCCTGCTACGATGTGCATCATCATCAACCCAGGCGCAGACTTCAGCAAAGGCATGAGCAGGCCCGAAGTATCCATTCAGGACATTGACGGTGACGGTTTTGCCGATCATCTCTTTTCAGAAAGAGACAATAAGATCGAAGTACGCCGCAATCAAATAGGCAGAACCAATCTGCTGCATAAGGTCAACCGACCCTTGGGCGCAAATTTCACCCTGGAATATGAACGCGACGGCAACACCTACCAGCTGCCCCAAAGCCGATGGAACCTCACTCGCGTCGAGGTCTTTGACGGCTTTGTCGGGGACGGCGTGGATACGCTCGTCACGACCTACAAGTACGCAGACGGTTTCCATCATCGCCAGGAGCGGGAGTTCTTTGGCTATAAAACCCTGACCACGGAACAGCGCAACGCCACGGATAATACCGTGTATCGCAGCACGACCCAGACCTTCCTCAACCGCAATTATTACGAGAAGGGCCTGCTGGTCTCGGAGATCGTGCAGGACGGGGCAGGCAAAAAGTACCTTGAAACCCTGAACAGCTATCAGCTCCGCGATGTGGACAGCGGCCAGATTCTCCAGGGCGAGTTCAAGGACAGTCTCACAGCCACGGTCTTCCCGGAGATGATCCGCACGGATAAGAAATTCTACGAAGGCCAGGAACAAGCGGGCGTCAGCACCTACCAGACCTTTGCCTATGACGCGCTGGGCAATGTGGACCATTTCTTTGATGCCGCTGATGCCGGGGCCGAGGACGATGTGGAGTCCTTTATTCACTATCACAGCGACGCGGCCAATCACATTGTCGGCAAGGCGGATAAGATTGAGGTCAAGAGCAACGGTACGCTCTACCGCCTTCGCGAGGCCACGATTGAGAACGGTACCGGCAATATTCGTCAGGTGCGCCTGTCCTTTGGCAGCGGTATGGCGGTCCATGATCTGGGCTATGACCAGTACGGTAACATCAAGAGCAGGAAAGGTCCGGCCAATAAGAAAGGCCAGCGTTATGTCATGGACTACAGCTATGATCCTGACGTGCATACCTACGTCACCAAGATCAAGGACAGCTTCGGCTACAGCTCCTCTGCGGCTTATGATCTGAAATGGGGCGAGATCAGCCGTTCCACTGACCTGAATAACCAGTCCATCAGCTACCGCCACGACAGCGTGGGCCGGGTTGCCGGGATCACAGGGCCGTATCAGCAGGGCACAGGCCGGGAAACCATTGTCTTTGCCTATCACCCGGAAGCCGCAGTGCCTTGGGCCTTAACCCAGCATTATGATAATTATCAGCAAAAGACTGATCCCTTGGAGACGGTCACCTTTATGGACGGGCTCAAGCGGGCACTCCAGACTAAGAAGGACGGGGCTGTCAGCATCGGTAGCAGCACTGGAAGCGGCAACAGCAAGGACAAGACCAAGGACATGATGATCGTCTCCGGCAGGGTGATCTTTGACTTTGTTGGCAGGGCAGTGGAGCAATACTATCCCGTGACCGAGAATCTGGGTAAGCAGGGGATCTTTAATCCGACCTTTGACAGCATCCAGCCCACCCGAACCCGGCATGATGTGCTGGATCGGGTCTTGCAAACCACTATCCCGGATGACACCAGCACTATCTTTGCCTACGGCTTTGGCAAAGACCGCAACAACGCGACCCGTTTTCATACCAAGGTCACGGATGCCAAGAATAACTCCAAGGAGACCTTCAAGGATGTGGGCGAGCACATCACCTCGGTCAAGGAGTTCAACAAGGGCAAAACGATCTGGACCAGCTATGCTTATGATCCTCTGGGCCAGATCGTGGCGGTCAAGGATGACAAGGACAACCTCACCACGGTGGGCTACGACCTCATGGGCCGCCGCACCTGGATTGATTCCCCGGATGCGGGCCTGACCGAGTATGTCTTTGATCCGGCCTCTAATCTGGTGGAGAAGATCACCGCCAACCTGCGGGCTACGGGCAAGGCCATCAAGTACGACTACACCTATAACCGGCTGGACGGAATCAGGTATCCCGACTACACCGGCAATAATGTCAGCTATAGCTACGGCGCACCGGGTGCGGCCTTTAACCGGGCCGACCGCATCGTCACGGTGACAGATGAATCGGGCAGCGAGGAACGCTTCTACGGCCCCTTGGGCGAGACCGTCAAGACCATCAAATACGTGGCCTCCAAGACCGAGGGCAAGGCGGCCAACTCGCCGGAGATCTACATCACCCAATACACCTATGACACCTATAACCGCCTGCGCCAGCTCATCTATCCAGACAACGAGCTGCTGACCTATTTGTACAACTCCGGCGGGCTGGCCGAGTCCGCCTCCGGCACAAAGGGCGACTATGATTATCCTTACCTCAAGGCTCTGACCTACGACAAGTTCGAGCAGCGGGTCTTCATGCGCCAGGGTAACGGGGCCGAGACCCAGTACGACTATAATCCGCGCAACCGCAGGCTGGCCAATCTCAAGGCGGCAGCAGCGGGCCGGGAGTTCATGGATCTGTCCTACGATTACGATCCGGTGGGCAATATCATGGGCCTGGACAATGGTGCAGCCGTGCGCAAGCCCAACGAGTTCGGTGGCAAATCCCAGCAGCGTTTCGGCTATGACGACCTCTACCGCCTGACCACGGCCAACGGCCTGCTGGAGCAGAAACCCAACACCGAGTACCGCTACACCCTGGCCATGCAGTACGACAGCATCCATAATATTGTCCGCAAGGATCAGGAGGATATCCGCATTGTGCCCGGTGGTAGCCAGATCACCCAGAAAAAGACCACCTACGACTATTCCTACGCTTACACCAGCTCCCGGCCCCATGCCCCGACCCAGATCGGCGAACGGGCCTTCAGCTATGATGCCAACGGCAATCAGACCGGCTGGGAGAGCGATGCAAACGGCACCCGCCGTACCATAGTCTGGGATGAGGAGAACCGGATTCAGGAGATTAAGGATAACGGCCACACCATGCGCTACGCCTATAACGATGCGGGCGAACGGGTCATCAAGACCGGCCCCCAGGGCGAGACCGTGTACGTGAACCAGTTCTACAGCGTCCGCAACCGTGAAGTGGGCAGCAAGCATGTCTTTGTCGGCACGGGCAGGATCGTGACCAAGCTGGTCAAGGGGCAGGAGAATGTGACCACGCCGGGGAATGTGACCCATCCGGGCAAGAGTGATCCGTCCGGTAAGGCGGTGGGGCATAGCGGCAAGGGGAATAACGGCGGTGGATCAGGGGGTGGTTCGGCTGGTAACGGCACGATTGTCTATGAAAAGGACATCTACTACTACCATCCCGATCATCTCGGCAGCAGCACCTTTATCTCCGATGCGGACGGCGAGCTGTATCAGCATCTGGAGAACTTCCCGTTCGGCGAGACCTGGGTTGAGGAATCAACCAATACCCAGAGAACGCCGTATCATTTTACGGCTAAGGAGCTGGATGAGGAGACCGGGCTGTATTACTTCGGAGCGCGGTATTATGATCCGAGGACGAGTGTGTGGCAGTCACCTGATCCGATTTTGGGAAGTTATCTGCCGACGGGGGATAAGAAGTTGCCGGGGATGGGAGGAGTTTTTAATAGTGCAAACATAGGACTTTATACTTATACCCATAACAACCCAATGATTTATATTGATCCTGATGGAAAAGTTCTTATTTCAGGAACGGTTGTACTCATAGGGGCGTTGACTGTGGTATGCATGGGAGCAGAACAAGTTGCAAGTACGTATGTAAGAGATGTTGGTGATAATATTGGTGACCCAAACGTCAAAGGTTGGGATATGCTGAAAGCCAGGACCAGTAAAGATGGTTATATTGGACAATTTATTGGAGGACTTACAGTTATTCCTCCTCTTCAGGAGGTGGTTGGCAATAGCTTGGAAAAAAAATTTACTACTGGTAAGCATAGCACTATGGATGAAGCATTAGATGACGCTGTGTTTGGCTTTATAAGTGGTGGACTTTCGCATATGATATCAAAACAAACAGCAAAAAATATATTTAAAAACGGAATAAATGTTGGGAGAAACCCCAAATATTGGAAAGCGATCCTGTTTGGTAAAAAGACTCAGAAAAAGCTTGCATTGTCTTTTTTTGAATTCGGAGTTAAGACGTTTATATCGGGTTCAAAAGAGGCTCTCGGTTCTGCGTTTTCCAATCCTGCTACTTCGACCCCTGGAATCCAAGGGCAACAACAAACGCCAAATACAATGTTGCCGGATGCAATGTTGCTTCAGATTGATGGTGGGGTTGATCCTAATAAGGACCAAGTATAG